From the Theobroma cacao cultivar B97-61/B2 chromosome 2, Criollo_cocoa_genome_V2, whole genome shotgun sequence genome, one window contains:
- the LOC18607549 gene encoding probable receptor-like serine/threonine-protein kinase At5g57670 — MPTEKKYVLVGIRIDSQSRDLLSWALVKVAEPGDCVVAVHVSRSSDHALREKLLLEGYLDVYEGLCSVKQVDLKGQIFKGSSTRKVLIREARNYEAVALVVGISKHSALGGWTSTARYCAKRLPTTTNVLAISNGKIIFRRSNKNQLPGLTVKGDPRPSVYLIENPAARECQSEYGDSEVGSEISSLEGIQSSKDDSRTSSEDSKSEILSVIYEGKKISSRSISLFAGDVMDYKPGWPLLLRASSATPQAKHARSMSVVKWVMNLPSRSPHHTPRCSTIKENPLEIESGSEVEINRTNSSMQCELQKCLEALLKTNSSACQWFSYKDLKASTAQFTSENLIGKGGSNRVYKGILPDGKAVAVKILKSSKEACKDFANEIEIISSLNHKHIMPLIGVCIKDNDLVSVYDFSSKGSLEEILHGKNKEKHALSWEVRYNVAVGIAEGLNYLHNEHPRPVIHRDVKSSNILLSDGFEPKLSDFGLAIWGPTDSSFLTQADVVGTFGYLAPEYFMYGKLSDKIDVYAFGVVLLELLSGKRPIGFETPRGQQSLVMWAKPIVENGDVKGILDPNLNGNINETQMKRMVLAATLCITRSARLRPKMSEILELLKGDEGVEKWAETRHDNTESQDHNDDEVYPNSSAELHLSLAMLDIDDDSTSFSSMEQSSNLSMEEYLKERWSRSSSFN, encoded by the exons atgccTACTGAGAAGAAATATGTGTTGGTTGGGATTCGAATAGATAGCCAAAGTAGGGATTTGCTTAGCTGGGCTCTTGTAAAAGTTGCAGAACCTGGTGATTGTGTTGTTGCAGTTCATGTTTCCCGGAGTTCTG ATCATGCTTTAAGGGAGAAGTTGTTGTTAGAAGGTTATTTAGACGTATACGAAGGCCTGTGTTCTGTAAAGCAG GTTGATCTTAAAGGCCAGATTTTTAAAGGAAGTTCAACGAGAAAGGTTTTGATTAGAGAAGCAAGGAACTATGAAGCTGTAGCTCTAGTTGTGGGTATAAGCAAGCATAGTGCTCTTGG GGGTTGGACTTCCACGGCTAGATATTGTGCAAAGCGGTTGCCAACTACTACCAATGTTCTGGCCATCAGCAATGGGAAAATTATTTTCAGAAGGTCCAACAAAAATCAACTACCAG GTCTTACAGTTAAAGGTGATCCAAGACCAAGTGTTTATCTGATTGAAAACCCTGCTGCAAGGGAATGCCAATCAGAATATGGTGATTCTGAAGTAGGGTCTGAGATATCCAGTTTGGAAGGGATCCAAAGCTCCAAAGATGATTCAAGAACCAGTAGTGAAGATTCAAAGAGTGAGATATTGAGTGTGATTTATGAAGGCAAGAAAATTTCTTCGCGGTCAATTTCTCTTTTTGCGGGAGACGTTATGGACTATAAGCCCGGTTGGCCCCTCCTCCTGAGGGCTAGTTCAGCAACACCACAAGCAAAGCACGCCAGGAGTATGTCAGTAGTCAAATGGGTAATGAACTTACCAAGTCGTTCCCCGCATCATACTCCTCGATGCTCAACCATTAAAGAAAACCCATTGGAAATTGAAAGTGGCAGTGAAGTTGAGATTAATAGGACCAATTCATCTATGCAATGTGAGTTGCAAAAATGCTTGGAGGCACTCCTAAAAACAAATTCATCTGCTTGTCAATGGTTCAGTTACAAAGATCTAAAAGCTTCAACTGCTCAGTTCACCTCAG AGAATCTAATTGGAAAAGGAGGGAGCAACCGTGTTTATAAAGGGATCCTTCCAGATGGCAAGGCAGTTGCTGTCAAGATTCTGAAGTCATCAAAAGAGGCATGCAAGGATTTTGCAAACGAAATTGAAATTATCTCCTCACTGAATCATAAACACATCATGCCTCTAATTGGTGTCTGCATTAAAGATAATGATCTAGTATCTGTCTATGATTTTTCTTCTAAGGGAAGCTTGGAAGAAATTCTGCATG gtaagaacaaagaaaaacatgCCTTGTCATGGGAAGTGAGATATAACGTGGCTGTTGGGATTGCGGAAGGCCTAAATTACCTACATAATGAGCATCCTCGACCTGTTATTCATAGAGATGTCAAGTCTTCAAATATTCTTCTTTCAGATGGGTTTGAGCCAAAG TTATCTGACTTTGGGCTAGCAATATGGGGACCAACTGATTCATCATTTCTGACTCAAGCTGATGTTGTTGGAACATTTGGGTATTTAGCTCCTGAATATTTCATGTATGGGAAACTTAGCGACAAGATTGATGTCTACGCTTTTGGTGTTGTTCTACTTGAACTTTTATCAGGAAAAAGGCCAATAGGCTTTGAGACTCCCAGGGGCCAGCAGAGCTTGGTCATGTGG GCCAAGCCAATAGTAGAGAATGGGGATGTGAAAGGCATACTGGATCCTAATTTGAATGGAAATATCAACGAGACTCAGATGAAGAGAATGGTTCTAGCAGCAACCCTCTGCATCACACGGTCAGCTAGACTGCGTCCTAAGATGAGCGAG ATACTGGAGCTCTTAAAAGGGGACGAAGGTGTTGAAAAATGGGCAGAGACACGACATGACAACACAGAAAGCCAAGATCATAATGATGATGAAGTTTATCCAAATTCAAGTGCAGAGTTACATTTAAGTCTCGCAATGCTTGATATTGATGATGACTCGACATCTTTTAGTAGCATGGAGCAAAGCAGTAATCTTTCTATGGAggaatatttaaaagaaagatGGAGCCGATCATCAAGCTTCAATTAG